A genome region from Taeniopygia guttata chromosome 5, bTaeGut7.mat, whole genome shotgun sequence includes the following:
- the CAT gene encoding catalase, with translation MADGRDDAANQLKQWKSQRSSQKPDAVTTGAGNPIGDKLNILTVGSRGPLLVQDVVFTDEMAHFDRERIPERVVHAKGAGAFGYFEVTHDITQYCKAKVFEHIGKRTPLAIRFSTVAGESGSADTVRDPRGFAMKFYTEDGNWDLVGNNTPIFFIRDAMLFPSFIHSQKRNPQTHLKDPDMVWDFWSLRPESLHQVSFLFSDRGIPDGFRHMNGYGSHTFKLVNADGRAVYCKFHAKTDQGIKNLSVEEAGRLASTDPDYAIRDLYNAIAKGNYPSWSFYIQVMTFEEAEKFPFNPFDVTKVWPHADYPLIPVGKLVLNRNPVNYFAEVEQMAYDPSNMPPGIEPSPDKMLQGRLFSYPDTHRHRLGPNYLQIPVNCPFRARVANYQRDGPMTVSDNQGGAPNYYPNSFSGPEDQPQLKESHMFASGDVQRFNSANEDNVTQVREFYLKVLNEEERQRLCKNIADHLKDAQLFIQKRAVKNFTDVHPSYGASIQALLDKHHVEGRKKDVIRTYTQVTARTSVKERSNL, from the exons ATGGCCGACGGGCGGGACGACGCCGCCAACCAGCTGAAGCAGTGGAAGAGCCAGCGGAGCTCGCAG AAACCAGATGCCGTGACCACAGGTGCTGGGAACCCCATTGGGGATAAGCTGAATATCCTGACAGTGGGGTCACGTGGACCTCTTCTTGTCCAAGATGTTGTTTTCACTGATGAGATGGCTCATTTTGACAGAGAGAGGATTCCTGAGAGAGTTGTGCATGCAAAAGGGGCAG GAGCCTTTGGCTATTTTGAAGTCACTCATGATATCACCCAGTATTGTAAGGCAAAAGTGTTTGAGCACATTGGGAAAAGGACTCCGCTTGCCATCCGCTTCTCCACTGTTG CTGGAGAATCTGGCTCAGCTGACACAGTTCGTGACCCCCGAGGCTTTGCCATGAAATTCTACACGGAGGATGGGAATTGGGATCTTGTGGGAAACAACACTCCCATCTTCTTTATTCGGGATGCAATGTTG TTTCCTTCCTTCATCCATAGCCAAAAGAGGAACCCTCAGACTCATCTGAAGGATCCAGACATGGTGTGGGACTTCTGGAGTCTTCGCCCTGAGTCTTTGCATCAA GTGTCTTTCCTGTTCAGTGACCGTGGCATTCCCGATGGCTTTCGCCACATGAATGGATATGGATCACACACCTTCAAACTGGTTAATGCTGATGGAAGAGCAGTTTACTGCAAATTCCATGCCAAG ACTGACCAGGGCATCAAAAACCTTTCTGTGGAAGAAGCAGGAAGATTGGCTTCTACTGATCCTGATTATGCCATACGGGACCTTTACAATGCAATTGCCAAGGGGAACTATCCTTCATGGTCCTTCTACATTCAGGTTATGACCTTTGAAGAAGCAGAGAAGTTCCCATTTAATCCTTTTGATGTGACTAAG GTTTGGCCTCATGCTGACTACCCTCTCATCCCTGTGGGAAAGCTGGTCTTGAACAGGAACCCTGTCAACTACTTTGCAGAGGTGGAACAGATGGCTTATGACCCTAGCAACATGCCTCCTGGAATTGAGCCCAGCCCTGACAAAATGCTGCAG GGACGCCTCTTCTCATATCCTGACACCCACAGACACCGCCTGGGCCCCAACTATCTCCAGATCCCTGTCAACTGTCCCTTCAGAGCCAGGGTGGCCAACTACCAGAGGGATGGGCCAATGACTGTTTCTGACAACCAAG gtggTGCCCCAAATTATTACCcaaacagcttctctggtcCTGAGGATCAGCCCCAGCTCAAGGAGAGCCACATGTTTGCTTCAGGGGATGTGCAGCGCTTCAATAGTGCCAATGAGGACAACGTGACCCAG GTGCGAGAATTCTACCTCAAAGTGCTGAACGAGGAAGAGCGGCAGAGGCTGTGTAAAAACATTGCAGATCATCTGAAGGATGCCCAACTTTTCATTCAGAAAAGAGCT GTGAAAAACTTCACTGATGTTCATCCTAGTTATGGAGCCTCCATCCAGGCTTTGCTGGACAAACACCATGTGGAGGGTAGAAAAAAG GATGTAATTAGAACATACACACAGGTCACAGCTCGTACATCTGTCAAGGAAAGATCCAACCTGTAA